In the Hordeum vulgare subsp. vulgare chromosome 7H, MorexV3_pseudomolecules_assembly, whole genome shotgun sequence genome, one interval contains:
- the LOC123406939 gene encoding starch synthase 1, chloroplastic/amyloplastic, giving the protein MAATGVGAGCLAPSVRLRADPAARATACVVRARLRRVARGRYVAELSREGPAARPAQQLAPPVVPGFLAPPPPAPAQSPAPTQPPLPDAGVGELAPDLLLEGIAEDSIDTIVVAASEQDSEIMDANDQPLAKVTRSIVFVTGEAAPYAKSGGLGDVCGSLPIALAARGHRVMVVMPRYLNGTSDKNYAKALYTGKHIKIPCFGGSHEVTFFHEYRDNVDWVFVDHPSYHRPGSLYGDNFGAFGDNQFRYTLLCYAACEAPLILELGGYIYGQSCMFVVNDWHASLVPVLLAAKYRPYGVYRDSRSTLVIHNLAHQGVEPASTYPDLGLPPEWYGALEWVFPEWARRHALDKGEAVNFLKGAVVTADRIVTVSQGYSWEVTTAEGGQGLNELLSSRKSVLNGIVNGIDINDWNPTTDKCLPHHYSVDDLSGKAKCKAELQRELGLPVREDVPLIGFIGRLDYQKGIDLIKMAIPDLMREDVQFVMLGSGDPVFEGWMRSTESSYKDKFRGWVGFSVPVSHRITAGCDILLMPSRFEPCGLNQLYAMQYGTVPVVHGTGGLRDTVETFNPFGAKGEEGTGWAFSPLTVEKMLWALRTAISTFREHKPSWEGLMKRGMTKDHTWDHAAEQYEQIFEWAFVDQPYVM; this is encoded by the exons ATGGCGGCGACGGGCGTCGGCGCCGGGTGCCTGGCCCCCAGCGTGCGCCTGCGCGCCGATCCGGCGGCGCGGGCGACCGCCTGCGTCGTCCGCGCGCGGCTCCGGCGCGTGGCGCGGGGCCGCTACGTCGCCGAGCTCAGCAGGGAGGGCCCGGCGGCGCGCCCCGCGCAGCAGCTGGCCCCGCCCGTCGTGCCAGGcttcctcgcgccgccgccgcccgcgcccgcaCAGTCGCCGGCCCCGACGCAGCCGCCCCTGCCGGACGCCGGCGTGGGGGAACTTGCCCCCGACCTCCTGCTCGAAG GGATTGCTGAGGATTCCATCGACACCATAGTTGTGGCTGCAAGTGAGCAGGATTCTGAGATCATGGATGCCAACGACCAACCTCTAGCTAAAGTTACACGTAGCATCGTGTTTGTGACTGGTGAAGCTGCTCCTTATGCAAAGTCAGGGGGGCTGGGAGATGTTTGTGGTTCGTTGCCAATTGCTCTTGCTGCTCGTGGTCACCGTGTGATGGTTGTAATGCCGAGATACTTAAATGGGACCTCTGATAAAAACTATGCAAAGGCATTATACACCGGGAAGCACATTAAGATTCCATGCTTCGGGGGATCACATGAAGTCACCTTTTTTCATGAGTATAGAGACAACGTCGATTGG GTGTTTGTTGATCATCCATCATATCATAGACCAGGAAGTTTGTATGGAGATAATTTTGGTGCTTTTGGTGATAATCAG TTCAGATacacactactttgctatgctgctTGTGAGGCCCCACTAATCCTTGAATTGGGAGGATATATTTATGGACAGAGTTGCATGTTTGTTGTGAACGATTGGCATGCCAGCCTTGTGCCAGT ccttctTGCTGCAAAGTATAGACCATATGGAGTTTACAGAGATTCTCGCAGCACTCTTGTTATACATAATTTAGCACATCAG GGTGTGGAGCCTGCAAGTACATATCCTGATCTGGGATTGCCACCTGAATGGTATGGAGCTTTAGAATGGGTATTTCCAGAATGGGCAAGAAGGCATGCCCTTGACAAGGGTGAGGCGGTTAACTTTTTGAAAGGTGCAGTTGTGACAGCAGATCGAATTGTGACCGTCAGTCAG GGTTATTCATGGGAGGTCACAACTGCTGAAGGTGGACAGGGCCTCAATGAGCTCTTAAGCTCCCGAAAAAGTGTCTTGAATG GAATTGTAAATGGAATTGACATTAATGATTGGAACCCCACCACGGACAAGTGTCTCCCTCATCATTATTCTGTCGACGACCTCTCTGGAAAG GCCAAATGTAAAGCTGAATTGCAGAGGGAGCTGGGTTTACCTGTAAGGGAGGATGTTCCACTG ATTGGCTTTATTGGAAGACTGGATTACCAGAAAGGCATTGATCTCATTAAAATGGCCATTCCAGATCTCATGAGGGAAGACGTACAGTTT GTCATGCTTGGATCGGGGGATCCAGTTTTTGAAGGCTGGATGAGATCTACCGAGTCGAGCTACAAGGATAAATTCCGTGGATGGGTTGGATTTAGTGTTCCAGTTTCCCACAGAATAACTGCAGG TTGCGATATATTGTTAATGCCATCCAGATTTGAACCTTGCGGTCTTAATCAGCTATATGCTATGCAATATGGTACAGTTCCTGTTGTTCATGGAACTGGGGGCCTTCGA GACACGGTGGAGACCTTCAACCCTTTTGGTGCAAAAGGAGAGGAGGGTACAGG GTGGGCGTTCTCACCACTAACCGTGGAAAAAATGTTGTGG GCATTGCGAACCGCGATTTCGACGTTTAGGGAGCACAAGCCCTCCTGGGAGGGGCTCATGAAGCGAGGCATGACGAAAGACCATACGTGGGACCATGCCGCCGAGCAGTACGAGCAGATCTTCGAGTGGGCCTTCGTGGACCAACCCTACGTCATGTAG